A genome region from Drosophila simulans strain w501 chromosome 2R, Prin_Dsim_3.1, whole genome shotgun sequence includes the following:
- the LOC6734929 gene encoding patronin isoform X4 — protein sequence MDVETQEIRQARQRASVKWLLSKAFNNRVPDNLKEPFYRDHENQERLKPQIIVELGNATLYCQTLANLYSDPNYQSMNHWSIIQTLARKGVPVAESADMPITETVLIQTNPLRINAHMSVIESLMVLYAKEISSGDRVMAAIRRISGNNYQAPTGQSYEQALLGWISHACAALKKRIIKEVDAGLPDDNTPDIPPVRDFQDLCDGICLALLISYYCPKVVPWTSVRINYLPAVEDSIHNILLVCNFSQKHLPYTVMHMTPEDVTYMRGSMKLNLVVLLTDLFNLFEIHPAKCVCYPGMDGQDVIARRTMGANEHGICHRRGLTVQPVTPIPDLRSDLDQPPVGSPQNRPPFQVPHSNSFGGGLNRRSTPPNEYQTVQSNNFDGNHAEAFVVHKSRGITTLASMHSQQQQQLHQQQQHQQQYHQQPLQQHPSQSQLQIQQQEPLVPARLRQAKEKTNVESKADERGDFVAAGRPSNWEQSRRPSFAGRRSRRNSSSEDSQLTIENFGGSQDQLNTLGRYERDRERKLSNTSVGSYPVEPAVAVRSSIADARGTLQLGYDTDSGSEKQDRETEKYSMRRQVSVDNVPTVSSHNLSNAGSPLPVARHKQHSSDKDYSSNSGMTPDAYNDSRSTSGYDPESTPVRKSSTSSMPASPAAWQLDVGDDDMRSLENASKLSTIRMKLEEKRRRIEQDKRKIEMALLRHQEKEDLESCPDVMKWETMSNESKRTPDMDPVDLDKYQQSIAIMNMNLQDIQQDIHRLATQQSQMQAQHLQAQQLMQAQQIANMLNQQQTYGSQQHLADHHYQQQRPMQQSFGSSPHLPQAYNAPVSAYSSRPPSRDPYQQQLHHQQQQPMPMPQQMQYVNEHGQYMSPPQPAHYMPQQAQQPQSIYSDNGAAYNHSNHSPYGGAPQYRSSVVYDDYGQPTNHFYLHESSPQPQAHPHPQRRTWAHSAAAAAYEQQQQIQPSLVDVNAWQTQQHQKQKQTWMNRPPSSAGAPSPGSFMLHQNGAGGGGGGGGELQHLFQVQASPQHGQRQVSGSNGVQRQQSLTNLRDNRSPKAPQNMGMPMGMPMQQEDMMAPQSICFIGDEEDVDELERNIIESMQSTHVSDFVHQQQQQHQHQQQLQQQHRLQGHSGRGSSSEDYDSGEMISNKLNITSGNLTYRIPSPSRPSIQANSFQDPRAMAAASGGEDQPPEKGFYISFDDEQPKRPKPPLRAKRSPKKESPPGSRDSVDNQATLKRESLSHLHNNNNIGFGNDDVNSKPVTRHSIHGLNNSNSVKSPGNATYNKYTDEPPIQLRQLAVSGAMSPTSNDRHHLEDVSNQSPQQTQQPMSPTRLQQSSNNAEAAKNKALVIGADSTNLDPESVDEMERRKEKIMLLSLQRRQQQEEAKARKEIEASQKREKEREKEEERSRKKEEQMARRAAILEQHRLKKAIEEAEREGKTLDRPDLHVKLQSHSSTSTTPRLRQQRTTRPRPKTIHVDDASVDISEASSFSSRGKKGSSSNLTGYGQLSSNSMKRDYYRGSQDSLTVKESPDDYPSTSSTPIGRRGSYKTSREPAGVERGRTLSRISVAKGSTLNFRGRKSNSLMNLCDTDSGLGRATPPRRAPSPGMGMGASGRHMPSPSGPGSLPPGLISKRRGFDDGSSDFSLTPNLNMEYSGPKLYKQPAAKSNRGIILNAVEYCVFPGVVNREAKQKVLEKIARSEAKHFLVLFRDAGCQFRALYSYQPETDQVTKLYGTGPSQVEEVMFDKFFKYNSGGKCFSQVHTKHLTVTIDAFTIHNSLWQGKRVQLPSKKDMALVI from the exons GCTCGTCAACGTGCTTCCGTCAAATGGCTGCTCTCGAAGGCGTTCAACAATCGCGTGCCGGACAACCTGAAGGAGCCCTTCTACCGCGACCATGAGAACCAGGAGCGCCTCAAGCCGCAGATCATCGTGGAGCTGGGCAATGCCACGCTCTACTGCCAGACGCTGGCCAATCTGTACTCAGATCCCAACTACCAAAGCATGAACCACTGGTCAATAATACAGACGCTAGCGCGCAAGGGAGTTCCCGTGGCCGAATCCGCGGACATGCCCATTACCGAAACGGTATTAATTCAAACAAATCCGCTGCGAATT AACGCCCACATGTCTGTGATAGAATCGCTGATGGTTTTGTATGCGAAGGAAATATCATCGGGTGACCGCGTCATGGCGGCCATACGAAG AATATCTGGCAACAACTATCAGGCGCCCACTGGCCAGTCCTACGAGCAAGCTCTGCTGGGCTGGATTTCACATGCTTGCGCCGCTCTGAAAAAGCGCATTATCAAGGAGGTGGACGCTGGGCTGCCCGACGATAAT ACGCCGGATATACCACCTGTAAGGGACTTCCAGGATCTGTGCGATGGCATATGTTTGGCGCTGCTCATCTCGTACTACTGCCCAAAGGTGGTGCCGTGGACGAGTGTGCGGATTAACTATTTGCCCGCCGTAGAGGACTCTATTCACAACATCCTGCTGGTCTGCAATTTCTCGCAGAAGCATCTGCCCTACACCGTGATGCATATGACGCCCGAGGATGTGACCTACATGCGCGG ATCCATGAAACTGAATCTGGTAGTGCTGCTGACGGATCTGTTCAACCTGTTTGAGATACACCCGGCCAAATGTGTTTGTTACCCCGGCATGGATGGTCAGG ATGTCATCGCCCGGCGCACTATGGGCGCCAATGAGCACGGGATCTGCCATCGACGGGGCCTCACAGTGCAGCCCGTCACACCCATTCCCGATCTGCGCAGCGATCTCGACCAGCCGCCCGTAGGCTCGCCTCAGAACCGACCACCGTTCCAAG TTCCGCACTCGAATTCATTTGGCGGCGGCTTAAATCGCAGATCAACCCCGCCCAACGAATACCAGACGGTTCAGTCAAATAATTTTGACGGTAATCATGCCGAag CCTTCGTGGTGCACAAGTCGCGTGGCATCACCACACTCGCCTCCATGcactcgcagcagcagcagcagctccatcagcagcaacagcatcagcagcaataCCATCAgcagccactgcagcagcacccGTCCCAGTCGCAGCTCCAAATCCAACAGCAGGAGCCCTTGGTTCCGGCTCGCTTGCGCCAGGCTAAAGAAAAGACCAATGTTGAGTCGAAGGCGGACGAGAGAG GCGATTTTGTCGCTGCGGGTCGACCAAGTAACTGGGAACAGAGCCGCCGGCCAAGCTTTGCAG GTCGTCGCTCGCGCAGAAACTCCTCCAGCGAGGACTCCCAGCTGACCATCGAGAACTTTGGTGGCTCGCAGGATCAGCTGAATACGCTGGGACGATACGAACGCGACAGGGAACGCAAACTGTCCAACACCAGTGTGGGCAGTTATCCAGTTGAACCCGCTGTGGCCGTTCGCTCTTCAATTGCCGATGCTAGGGGCACGTTGCAGTTGGGCTACGATACGGACTCCGGCTCTGAGAAGCAGGATCGCGAAACGGAAAAGTATTCGATGCGCCGGCAAGTCAG TGTCGACAATGTGCCCACGGTGTCGTCGCACAATCTTTCGAATGCGGGCAGCCCGTTGCCGGTGGCTAGGCACAAGCAACATTCCAGCGACAAAGactacagcagcaacagcggcatgACACCAGATGCATACAACGATTCCCGCTCCACCAGTGGCTACGATCCGGAGAGCACGCCCGTTCGCAAGTCCTCGACGAGCAGCATGCCAGCAAGTCCGGCTGCTTGGCAGTTGGATGTAGGAGACGACGATATGCGCTCGCTGGAAAACGCCAGCAAGTTGTCCACCATTCGAATGAAATTGGAGGAGAAGCGGCGGCGCATTGAGCAGGACAAGCGCAAGATCGAGATGGCTTTGCTGAGGCACCAGGAGAAG GAGGATTTGGAATCGTGTCCGGACGTGATGAAATGGGAGACCATGAGCAACGAATCAAAGCGCACGCCTGATATGGATCCCGTGGATTTGGACAAATACCAG CAAAGTATCGCCATTATGAACATGAATCTGCAGGATATCCAGCAGGATATCCACCGCCTGGCCACCCAGCAAAGCCAAATGCAGGCGCAGCACCTCCAAGCCCAACAGCTCATGCAGGCTCAGCAAATAGCCAACATGCTGAACCAG CAACAGACCTATGGGTCGCAGCAGCACCTGGCTGATCACCATTACCAGCAGCAGAGACCCATGCAGCAAAGCTTTGGTTCATCGCCCCATCTTCCGCAGGCCTACAACGCCCCAGTCAGCGCATACAGCTCCCGTCCGCCCAGTCGCGATCCttaccagcagcagctccaccatcagcagcagcagcccatgcccatgccgcAACAGATGCAGTACGTCAACGAGCATGGGCAGTATATGTCGCCGCCGCAGCCCGCACACTACATGCCGCAGCAGGCACAACAGCCGCAAAGCATTTACAGCGACAACGGGGCGGCGTACAATCACAGTAACCACTCGCCATACGGCGGAGCTCCACAGTATCGGAGCAGCGTTGTGTACGACGATTACGGGCAGCCCACCAACCACTTCTACCTGCATGAGTCATCGCCGCAGCCTCAAgctcatccgcatccgcagcGCAGGACTTGGGCTCActccgcagcagccgccgcttatgaacaacagcaacagatcCAGCCTTCCCTGGTGGATGTGAATGCCTGGCAGACGCAGCAGCAccaaaagcagaagcagacCTGGATGAACAGGCCGCCCTCGAGTGCGGGAGCCCCGAGCCCTGGCAGCTTTATGCTTCACCAGAACGGAGcaggaggtggtggcggtggtggtggcgagCTACAGCACCTGTTTCAGGTACAGGCTTCGCCACAGCACGGGCAACGTCAGGTTAGTGGATCCAATGGCGTGCAGCGCCAGCAGTCGCTGACCAACTTGCGAGACAATCGCTCGCCCAAGGCACCACAAAACATGGGAATGCCCATGGGTATGCCGATGCAGCAGGAGGACATGATGGCACCGCAGAGTATTTGCTTCATCGGTGACGAGGAGGATGTTGATGAGCTGGAACGGAACATCATCGAATCTATGCAGTCAACGCACGTCTCCGACTTTGtacaccaacagcagcagcagcaccagcaccaacagcaacttcagcagcaacatcggtTGCAGGGGCACAGCGGACGAGGCAGCAGCTCGGAGGATTATGACAGCGGGGAGATGATCTCCAACAAGCTGAACATCACCAGCGGCAATCTCACCTATCGCATACCCTCGCCATCCCGTCCCTCCATCCAAGCCAACAGCTTCCAGGATCCCCGAGCCATGGCAGCGGCTTCCGGTGGCGAGGACCAGCCGCCCGAGAAGGGTTTCTACATCTCCTTCGACGATGAGCAGCCCAAACGACCCAAGCCACCTCTGCGCGCCAAGCGATCGCCCAAAAAGGAGTCTCCACCGGGAAGTCGGGACAGCGTCGATAACCAGGCGACCCTGAAACGCGAATCGCTAAGTCAtctgcacaacaacaacaatattgGATTCGGGAATGATGATGTCAACAGCAAACCGGTGACCAGGCACAGCATCCATGGCCTAAACAACTCCAACAGTGTCAAATCTCCCGGAAATGCCACGTACAACAAGTACACGGATGAGCCGCCAATCCAATTGCGCCAGTTGGCCGTTTCGGGAGCAATGTCACCAACTAGTAACGATCGTCATCACTTGGAGGATGTCAGCAATCAGTCACCGCAGCAGACGCAGCAACCAATGTCGCCCACGCGACTCCAACAGAGTAGCAACAACGCAGAGGCGGCCAAGAACAAGGCGCTGGTCATCGGAGCAGATTCCACCAATTTGGATCCG GAATCTGTTGATGAGATGGAGCGTCGCAAGGAGAAAATCATGCTACTGTCGTTGCAACGTCGCCAGCAACAGGAGGAGGCGAAGGCGCGCAAAGAGATTGAGGCTTCCCAGAAGCGAGAAAAGGAGCGCGAAAAGGAGGAGGAACGATCGCGGAAAAAGGAGGAGCAAATGGCACGGAGAGCGGCCATTTTGGAGCAGCACAGACTCAAGAAAGCCATTGAAGAGGCCGAGCGAGAG GGTAAAACCCTGGATCGGCCCGACCTTCACGTGAAGCTGCAATCGCATTCATCCACCTCAACGACCCCACGGCTGAGGCAGCAGCGCACCACGCGTCCCAGGCCTAAGACAATTCACGTGGACGATGCCAGCGTGGACATCAGCGAGGCTTCAAGCTTCTCTAGTCGGGGCAAAAAAGGCTCAAGCTCGAATCTAACCG GCTACGGTCAACTAAGctcaaattcaatgaaaagAGATTACTACAGGGGCTCGCAAGACTCCCTCACTGTAAAAg AGTCACCCGATGATTATCCCAGTACAAGTTCAACTCCGATTGGACGACGGGGATCGTACAAAACTTCCAGAG AGCCAGCCGGCGTAGAAAGGGGCCGCACTCTGTCGCGTATCTCCGTCGCTAAGGGCAGCACGCTTAATTTCCGGGGCCGAAAGTCCAATTCGCTAATGAATCTGTGCG ACACAGATTCGGGACTGGGACGCGCCACTCCGCCGAGGCGTGCTCCGTCGCctggaatgggaatgggcgcTTCAGGTAGGCATATGCCATCTCCCTCCGGACCGGGCTCATTGCCGCCAGGTTTGATATCGAAACGTCGCGGATTTGATGATGGATCCAGCGATTTCTCTTTAACTCCGAATTTGAACATGGAATATTCGG GTCCTAAACTCTATAAACAACCAGCGGCCAAATCGAATCGTGGAATCATCCTGAATGCCGTTGAATATTGTGTTTTTCCCGGCGTTGTCAACCGCGAGGCCAAACAGAAAGTGCTGGAGAAGATTGCGCGCTCGGAGGCGAAGCACTTCCTGGTACTCTTCCGCGATGCTGGCTGCCAGTTCCGCGCCCTCTACAGCTACCAGCCCGAAACGGACCAGGTGACCAAGCTGTATGGTACTGGGCCTAGTCAAGTCGAAGAAGTCATGTTCGACAAGTTTTTCAA ATACAACTCAGGAGGCAAGTGCTTCTCGCAAGTGCACACAAAGCATCTGACAGTGACCATCGACGCCTTCACAATACACAACTCCCTGTGGCAGGGCAAGCGGGTGCAGTTGCCCAGCAAAAAAGACATGGCGCTTGTAATCTAA
- the LOC6734929 gene encoding patronin isoform X43, translated as MDVETQEIRQARQRASVKWLLSKAFNNRVPDNLKEPFYRDHENQERLKPQIIVELGNATLYCQTLANLYSDPNYQSMNHWSIIQTLARKGVPVAESADMPITETVLIQTNPLRINAHMSVIESLMVLYAKEISSGDRVMAAIRRISGNNYQAPTGQSYEQALLGWISHACAALKKRIIKEVDAGLPDDNTPDIPPVRDFQDLCDGICLALLISYYCPKVVPWTSVRINYLPAVEDSIHNILLVCNFSQKHLPYTVMHMTPEDVTYMRGSMKLNLVVLLTDLFNLFEIHPAKCVCYPGMDGQGRRSRRNSSSEDSQLTIENFGGSQDQLNTLGRYERDRERKLSNTSVGSYPVEPAVAVRSSIADARGTLQLGYDTDSGSEKQDRETEKYSMRRQVSVDNVPTVSSHNLSNAGSPLPVARHKQHSSDKDYSSNSGMTPDAYNDSRSTSGYDPESTPVRKSSTSSMPASPAAWQLDVGDDDMRSLENASKLSTIRMKLEEKRRRIEQDKRKIEMALLRHQEKEDLESCPDVMKWETMSNESKRTPDMDPVDLDKYQQSIAIMNMNLQDIQQDIHRLATQQSQMQAQHLQAQQLMQAQQIANMLNQQQTYGSQQHLADHHYQQQRPMQQSFGSSPHLPQAYNAPVSAYSSRPPSRDPYQQQLHHQQQQPMPMPQQMQYVNEHGQYMSPPQPAHYMPQQAQQPQSIYSDNGAAYNHSNHSPYGGAPQYRSSVVYDDYGQPTNHFYLHESSPQPQAHPHPQRRTWAHSAAAAAYEQQQQIQPSLVDVNAWQTQQHQKQKQTWMNRPPSSAGAPSPGSFMLHQNGAGGGGGGGGELQHLFQVQASPQHGQRQVSGSNGVQRQQSLTNLRDNRSPKAPQNMGMPMGMPMQQEDMMAPQSICFIGDEEDVDELERNIIESMQSTHVSDFVHQQQQQHQHQQQLQQQHRLQGHSGRGSSSEDYDSGEMISNKLNITSGNLTYRIPSPSRPSIQANSFQDPRAMAAASGGEDQPPEKGFYISFDDEQPKRPKPPLRAKRSPKKESPPGSRDSVDNQATLKRESLSHLHNNNNIGFGNDDVNSKPVTRHSIHGLNNSNSVKSPGNATYNKYTDEPPIQLRQLAVSGAMSPTSNDRHHLEDVSNQSPQQTQQPMSPTRLQQSSNNAEAAKNKALVIGADSTNLDPESVDEMERRKEKIMLLSLQRRQQQEEAKARKEIEASQKREKEREKEEERSRKKEEQMARRAAILEQHRLKKAIEEAEREGKTLDRPDLHVKLQSHSSTSTTPRLRQQRTTRPRPKTIHVDDASVDISEASSFSSRGKKGSSSNLTGYGQLSSNSMKRDYYRGSQDSLTVKESPDDYPSTSSTPIGRRGSYKTSREPAGVERGRTLSRISVAKGSTLNFRGRKSNSLMNLCDTDSGLGRATPPRRAPSPGMGMGASGRHMPSPSGPGSLPPGLISKRRGFDDGSSDFSLTPNLNMEYSGPKLYKQPAAKSNRGIILNAVEYCVFPGVVNREAKQKVLEKIARSEAKHFLVLFRDAGCQFRALYSYQPETDQVTKLYGTGPSQVEEVMFDKFFKYNSGGKCFSQVHTKHLTVTIDAFTIHNSLWQGKRVQLPSKKDMALVI; from the exons GCTCGTCAACGTGCTTCCGTCAAATGGCTGCTCTCGAAGGCGTTCAACAATCGCGTGCCGGACAACCTGAAGGAGCCCTTCTACCGCGACCATGAGAACCAGGAGCGCCTCAAGCCGCAGATCATCGTGGAGCTGGGCAATGCCACGCTCTACTGCCAGACGCTGGCCAATCTGTACTCAGATCCCAACTACCAAAGCATGAACCACTGGTCAATAATACAGACGCTAGCGCGCAAGGGAGTTCCCGTGGCCGAATCCGCGGACATGCCCATTACCGAAACGGTATTAATTCAAACAAATCCGCTGCGAATT AACGCCCACATGTCTGTGATAGAATCGCTGATGGTTTTGTATGCGAAGGAAATATCATCGGGTGACCGCGTCATGGCGGCCATACGAAG AATATCTGGCAACAACTATCAGGCGCCCACTGGCCAGTCCTACGAGCAAGCTCTGCTGGGCTGGATTTCACATGCTTGCGCCGCTCTGAAAAAGCGCATTATCAAGGAGGTGGACGCTGGGCTGCCCGACGATAAT ACGCCGGATATACCACCTGTAAGGGACTTCCAGGATCTGTGCGATGGCATATGTTTGGCGCTGCTCATCTCGTACTACTGCCCAAAGGTGGTGCCGTGGACGAGTGTGCGGATTAACTATTTGCCCGCCGTAGAGGACTCTATTCACAACATCCTGCTGGTCTGCAATTTCTCGCAGAAGCATCTGCCCTACACCGTGATGCATATGACGCCCGAGGATGTGACCTACATGCGCGG ATCCATGAAACTGAATCTGGTAGTGCTGCTGACGGATCTGTTCAACCTGTTTGAGATACACCCGGCCAAATGTGTTTGTTACCCCGGCATGGATGGTCAGG GTCGTCGCTCGCGCAGAAACTCCTCCAGCGAGGACTCCCAGCTGACCATCGAGAACTTTGGTGGCTCGCAGGATCAGCTGAATACGCTGGGACGATACGAACGCGACAGGGAACGCAAACTGTCCAACACCAGTGTGGGCAGTTATCCAGTTGAACCCGCTGTGGCCGTTCGCTCTTCAATTGCCGATGCTAGGGGCACGTTGCAGTTGGGCTACGATACGGACTCCGGCTCTGAGAAGCAGGATCGCGAAACGGAAAAGTATTCGATGCGCCGGCAAGTCAG TGTCGACAATGTGCCCACGGTGTCGTCGCACAATCTTTCGAATGCGGGCAGCCCGTTGCCGGTGGCTAGGCACAAGCAACATTCCAGCGACAAAGactacagcagcaacagcggcatgACACCAGATGCATACAACGATTCCCGCTCCACCAGTGGCTACGATCCGGAGAGCACGCCCGTTCGCAAGTCCTCGACGAGCAGCATGCCAGCAAGTCCGGCTGCTTGGCAGTTGGATGTAGGAGACGACGATATGCGCTCGCTGGAAAACGCCAGCAAGTTGTCCACCATTCGAATGAAATTGGAGGAGAAGCGGCGGCGCATTGAGCAGGACAAGCGCAAGATCGAGATGGCTTTGCTGAGGCACCAGGAGAAG GAGGATTTGGAATCGTGTCCGGACGTGATGAAATGGGAGACCATGAGCAACGAATCAAAGCGCACGCCTGATATGGATCCCGTGGATTTGGACAAATACCAG CAAAGTATCGCCATTATGAACATGAATCTGCAGGATATCCAGCAGGATATCCACCGCCTGGCCACCCAGCAAAGCCAAATGCAGGCGCAGCACCTCCAAGCCCAACAGCTCATGCAGGCTCAGCAAATAGCCAACATGCTGAACCAG CAACAGACCTATGGGTCGCAGCAGCACCTGGCTGATCACCATTACCAGCAGCAGAGACCCATGCAGCAAAGCTTTGGTTCATCGCCCCATCTTCCGCAGGCCTACAACGCCCCAGTCAGCGCATACAGCTCCCGTCCGCCCAGTCGCGATCCttaccagcagcagctccaccatcagcagcagcagcccatgcccatgccgcAACAGATGCAGTACGTCAACGAGCATGGGCAGTATATGTCGCCGCCGCAGCCCGCACACTACATGCCGCAGCAGGCACAACAGCCGCAAAGCATTTACAGCGACAACGGGGCGGCGTACAATCACAGTAACCACTCGCCATACGGCGGAGCTCCACAGTATCGGAGCAGCGTTGTGTACGACGATTACGGGCAGCCCACCAACCACTTCTACCTGCATGAGTCATCGCCGCAGCCTCAAgctcatccgcatccgcagcGCAGGACTTGGGCTCActccgcagcagccgccgcttatgaacaacagcaacagatcCAGCCTTCCCTGGTGGATGTGAATGCCTGGCAGACGCAGCAGCAccaaaagcagaagcagacCTGGATGAACAGGCCGCCCTCGAGTGCGGGAGCCCCGAGCCCTGGCAGCTTTATGCTTCACCAGAACGGAGcaggaggtggtggcggtggtggtggcgagCTACAGCACCTGTTTCAGGTACAGGCTTCGCCACAGCACGGGCAACGTCAGGTTAGTGGATCCAATGGCGTGCAGCGCCAGCAGTCGCTGACCAACTTGCGAGACAATCGCTCGCCCAAGGCACCACAAAACATGGGAATGCCCATGGGTATGCCGATGCAGCAGGAGGACATGATGGCACCGCAGAGTATTTGCTTCATCGGTGACGAGGAGGATGTTGATGAGCTGGAACGGAACATCATCGAATCTATGCAGTCAACGCACGTCTCCGACTTTGtacaccaacagcagcagcagcaccagcaccaacagcaacttcagcagcaacatcggtTGCAGGGGCACAGCGGACGAGGCAGCAGCTCGGAGGATTATGACAGCGGGGAGATGATCTCCAACAAGCTGAACATCACCAGCGGCAATCTCACCTATCGCATACCCTCGCCATCCCGTCCCTCCATCCAAGCCAACAGCTTCCAGGATCCCCGAGCCATGGCAGCGGCTTCCGGTGGCGAGGACCAGCCGCCCGAGAAGGGTTTCTACATCTCCTTCGACGATGAGCAGCCCAAACGACCCAAGCCACCTCTGCGCGCCAAGCGATCGCCCAAAAAGGAGTCTCCACCGGGAAGTCGGGACAGCGTCGATAACCAGGCGACCCTGAAACGCGAATCGCTAAGTCAtctgcacaacaacaacaatattgGATTCGGGAATGATGATGTCAACAGCAAACCGGTGACCAGGCACAGCATCCATGGCCTAAACAACTCCAACAGTGTCAAATCTCCCGGAAATGCCACGTACAACAAGTACACGGATGAGCCGCCAATCCAATTGCGCCAGTTGGCCGTTTCGGGAGCAATGTCACCAACTAGTAACGATCGTCATCACTTGGAGGATGTCAGCAATCAGTCACCGCAGCAGACGCAGCAACCAATGTCGCCCACGCGACTCCAACAGAGTAGCAACAACGCAGAGGCGGCCAAGAACAAGGCGCTGGTCATCGGAGCAGATTCCACCAATTTGGATCCG GAATCTGTTGATGAGATGGAGCGTCGCAAGGAGAAAATCATGCTACTGTCGTTGCAACGTCGCCAGCAACAGGAGGAGGCGAAGGCGCGCAAAGAGATTGAGGCTTCCCAGAAGCGAGAAAAGGAGCGCGAAAAGGAGGAGGAACGATCGCGGAAAAAGGAGGAGCAAATGGCACGGAGAGCGGCCATTTTGGAGCAGCACAGACTCAAGAAAGCCATTGAAGAGGCCGAGCGAGAG GGTAAAACCCTGGATCGGCCCGACCTTCACGTGAAGCTGCAATCGCATTCATCCACCTCAACGACCCCACGGCTGAGGCAGCAGCGCACCACGCGTCCCAGGCCTAAGACAATTCACGTGGACGATGCCAGCGTGGACATCAGCGAGGCTTCAAGCTTCTCTAGTCGGGGCAAAAAAGGCTCAAGCTCGAATCTAACCG GCTACGGTCAACTAAGctcaaattcaatgaaaagAGATTACTACAGGGGCTCGCAAGACTCCCTCACTGTAAAAg AGTCACCCGATGATTATCCCAGTACAAGTTCAACTCCGATTGGACGACGGGGATCGTACAAAACTTCCAGAG AGCCAGCCGGCGTAGAAAGGGGCCGCACTCTGTCGCGTATCTCCGTCGCTAAGGGCAGCACGCTTAATTTCCGGGGCCGAAAGTCCAATTCGCTAATGAATCTGTGCG ACACAGATTCGGGACTGGGACGCGCCACTCCGCCGAGGCGTGCTCCGTCGCctggaatgggaatgggcgcTTCAGGTAGGCATATGCCATCTCCCTCCGGACCGGGCTCATTGCCGCCAGGTTTGATATCGAAACGTCGCGGATTTGATGATGGATCCAGCGATTTCTCTTTAACTCCGAATTTGAACATGGAATATTCGG GTCCTAAACTCTATAAACAACCAGCGGCCAAATCGAATCGTGGAATCATCCTGAATGCCGTTGAATATTGTGTTTTTCCCGGCGTTGTCAACCGCGAGGCCAAACAGAAAGTGCTGGAGAAGATTGCGCGCTCGGAGGCGAAGCACTTCCTGGTACTCTTCCGCGATGCTGGCTGCCAGTTCCGCGCCCTCTACAGCTACCAGCCCGAAACGGACCAGGTGACCAAGCTGTATGGTACTGGGCCTAGTCAAGTCGAAGAAGTCATGTTCGACAAGTTTTTCAA ATACAACTCAGGAGGCAAGTGCTTCTCGCAAGTGCACACAAAGCATCTGACAGTGACCATCGACGCCTTCACAATACACAACTCCCTGTGGCAGGGCAAGCGGGTGCAGTTGCCCAGCAAAAAAGACATGGCGCTTGTAATCTAA